The following coding sequences lie in one Oryza brachyantha chromosome 10, ObraRS2, whole genome shotgun sequence genomic window:
- the LOC102717099 gene encoding putative disease resistance protein RGA3, translated as MQLSKLAEDADNVLDKVDYYRIRDDIYHIQEAGDADGLFRRFTINARHALGKCRRSFTSSLSCRGAAAIATAAEPRPVEAEEVFFNRSMESERIKSLMAQMQPLCAKISNFLRLELMGGPTHSSSSTAALDTAAAFSERVITTTSTSLEANLYGRQELFYTATKEITGVREGLTVLPVLGPGGIGKTTFAQHLFNAVRVKKHFHVRIWVHVSLDFDMLRLTKEIFNSIVSGEQSRRSINVMEPQNLEQLHRQLEQMLQFKRFLLILDDVWSCGSEYKWNRFLAPFKKTMVKGSTVIVTTRSEETASMVKSGTVVDIRLDGLGPEAFWAFFLACAFGDQKPADNHKELLDIGREIVQKLKFSPLAAKTVGRLLKKDLSRQHWSRVLDSKAWENGISVNEIMPALKLSYDCLPFHLQKCFTFCALFPDDYQYQESELTHLWSALGVINCSGQNDRIRDIGMQYINGLLNSGIFQKVDGVKFSHEKGREVKHTYYVMHGLFHELARIISSRECLSIDCSNPSHEHTTPPSIRHLSIRTRCKSETADTAGSLKDEIINLKEQVCIANLHTLMFIGEFDERFSGAFKEVLQEIKHVRVLHLFQTMVEFLSPKLIHLRYLKIQASQNPMYTQLQTQTPAANDPQTSLPSSLPKYYHLRFLDLQDWTGMSTVPEHMHISHLIHLRQFLASKELQSSVAEVGKIKPLQELKKFQVQRENRDGFGLQQLGQLRDLGGALTISNLHKVKTRAEAEKAKLKLKRNLVRLKLVWDEAGTEQTEEEANSIEGLQPPENIRELCIKNHKGKTCPVWCHSAMSFKVLEVLHLHGVSWNPLPPFEQIPYLRKLKLENIAIENFETRGNCLENLKSIEFIGMLSMKTWVSTNLFTQLEQLKVSNCPQLIELPFSQNLQLLQTLRREGSRPDLQILRMTVWRQFQAFPLEQKSSTMPNLRELVVQDCPELYLPPLPYTSNLSPLPYTSNLQLVEVTRKQYKLLYNRYTLEVVSLDLDSNLCALGKLDNGLAFHHMQQLVRVTIKECSSVPLTTLQKLGSLEELAIEDCSSLSSGIGVNGVVQISIKHLVLSNCNITGKELSEILVCCPCLSLLEMEHCTGVTGLCMQKSSHGMDGDSGTGMLRFPSKFASTLRRLFIFSKNKLDLTVKGEVLSELVSLQWLQLGQCVLSSKDRCPANDELPLENNLKVLRAYGYDMHNLDGLMTTIATVMAGSKQLEELDICSISGVLDDPICRRLSDSLRRLTFRSDILVKDFTEAQDMALRRLTSVEELVFYGCNSLQSLPPSLRFLPSLKKLEVSFCHCEGDTRDLQKQCSDLRQDIKEVVLTFTP; from the coding sequence ATGCAGCTCAGCAAGCTCGCCGAGGACGCCGATAACGTCCTCGACAAGGTCGACTACTACCGCATCCGCGACGACATCTACCACATCCAAgaggccggcgacgccgacggtCTCTTCCGGCGGTTCACCATCAACGCCCGCCACGCTCTCGGCAAATGCCGTCGCTCTTTCACCTCCTCCTTGTCGTgccgtggcgccgccgccatcgccacggCTGCCGAGCCACGCCCAGTTGAAGCGGAAGAAGTATTCTTCAATAGATCCATGGAGTCCGAGAGAATCAAGTCGCTGATGGCGCAGATGCAGCCGCTGTGCGCCAAGATCTCCAACTTCCTGAGGCTAGAGCTGATGGGCGGCCCAacgcacagcagcagcagcactgcAGCACTGGACACCGCAGCTGCTTTCAGCGAGCGTGTCATCACCACCACCTCAACCAGCCTCGAGGCCAATCTCTACGGGAGGCAGGAGTTGTTCTACACTGCCACCAAGGAGATCACCGGCGTCCGCGAGGGCCTCACCGTTCTCCCGGTGCTCGGGCCTGGGGGAATCGGCAAGACCACCTTCGCCCAGCACCTGTTCAATGCCGTGAGGGTCAAGAAGCACTTCCACGTTAGGATCTGGGTGCATGTCTCCCTCGACTTCGACATGCTTCGCCTCACCAAGGAGATCTTCAACAGCATAGTCTCCGGTGAGCAAAGTCGACGAAGCATTAATGTGATGGAGCCACAAAACCTTGAGCAACTCCACAGACAGCTCGAGCAAATGCTGCAATTCAAGAGGTTCTTGCTCATCTTGGATGATGTGTGGTCATGTGGCAGCGAGTACAAGTGGAACAGGTTCTTGGCCCCGTTCAAGAAGACGATGGTGAAGGGCAGCACGGTCATAGTCACAACTCGATCTGAAGAAACTGCAAGCATGGTTAAATCTGGAACTGTCGTGGACATACGCCTAGATGGCCTCGGTCCTGAGGCGTTTTGGGCCTTCTTCTTAGCATGTGCCTTCGGTGACCAAAAACCTGCAGACAACCACAAGGAATTGCTTGATATAGGAAGAGAGATTGTGCAGAAGCTCAAGTTCTCCCCGCTCGCGGCAAAAACCGTGGGTCGGTTACTGAAGAAGGATCTTAGCAGGCAACACTGGAGTAGAGTTCTTGACAGCAAAGCATGGGAGAATGGAATTAGTGTCAACGAAATTATGCCGGCTCTCAAGCTTAGCTATGACTGTCTCCCATTCCATCTACAAAAATGCTTCACATTCTGCGCCCTTTTCCCTGATGATTACCAGTACCAAGAGTCAGAGCTGACTCACCTGTGGTCAGCACTTGGTGTCATAAACTGCAGCGGTCAGAATGATAGAATTCGAGACATAGGTATGCAGTACATTAACGGACTGCTCAACAGTGGGATTTTTCAGAAAGTTGATGGGGTAAAATTCTCACATGAAAAGGGCAGAGAAGTAAAGCACACATACTATGTCATGCATGGTTTGTTTCATGAACTAGCACGGATCATCTCATCACGTGAATGCCTCAGCATAGACTGCTCCAACCCCAGTCATGAGCATACCACCCCACCATCCATCCGACACTTGTCCATCAGGACTAGATGTAAAAGTGAAACTGCAGATACTGCAGGCAGTCTCAAGGATGAAATTATAAACCTCAAGGAGCAAGTATGTATTGCAAATCTGCACACTTTGATGTTTATTGGGGAATTTGATGAAAGGTTCTCTGGAGCTTTTAAAGAAGTACTTCAAGAAATCAAACATGTGCGTGTGCTCCACCTTTTCCAAACAATGGTTGAATTTCTATCCCCCAAACTTATCCACCTCCGGTACTTAAAAATTCAAGCATCCCAAAATCCAATGTACACGCAGTTACAAACCCAAACTCCTGCTGCAAATGATCCCCAGACATCCTTACCCTCCAGCCTCCCTAAATATTATCACTTGAGATTCTTAGACCTGCAAGATTGGACGGGCATGAGTACAGTGCCTGAACACATGCACATCAGCCATCTCATACATTTGCGCCAGTTTCTTGCTAGCAAAGAACTCCAATCCAGTGTTGCTGAGGTTGGAAAGATAAAGCCATTACAAGAGTTGAAAAAATTCCAAGTTCAAAGGGAAAATCGTGATGGATTTGGGCTTCAACAGTTGGGGCAGTTGAGAGATCTTGGAGGAGCACTCACCATCTCCAATCTACATAAAGTCAAAACAAGGGCAGAGGCAGAGAAAGCTAAGCTCAAGCTGAAAAGGAATCTAGTCAGATTAAAACTAGTTTGGGATGAAGCTGGTACTGAACAAACCGAGGAGGAAGCAAATAGCATCGAGGGTCTCCAACCACCTGAAAATATCAGGGAGTTGTGCATCAAGAATCATAAGGGTAAAACTTGTCCAGTTTGGTGTCACAGCGCCATGTCCTTCAAAGTCTTAGAGGTTCTCCACTTACATGGTGTGTCCTGGAACCCACTTCCCCCTTTTGAACAAATTCCTTACCTCAGGAAGCTTAAGCTGGAGAATATTGCCATCGAAAACTTTGAAACAAGGGGCAATTGCCTAGAGAATCTGAAGAGCATTGAGTTCATTGGTATGCTGAGCATGAAAACATGGGTGAGCACAAATTTGTTTACTCAGCTCGAGCAATTAAAAGTTTCAAATTGCCCACAGCTGATAGAGCTGCCGTTCTCACAAAACTTGCAGCTGTTGCAAACATTGAGACGAGAAGGTTCCCGTCCTGACTTGCAGATTCTTAGGATGACTGTTTGGAGGCAATTCCAGGCTTTTCCTTTGGAACAAAAGTCCTCAACAATGCCAAATCTGCGTGAACTTGTTGTTCAGGACTGTCCAGAGTTGTATCTACCTCCCTTGCCTTATACATCTAATTTATCTCCCTTGCCTTATACATCTAATTTACAGTTGGTTGAAGTCACAAGGAAGCAATATAAACTTCTGTACAACAGATACACGTTGGAAGTCGTAAGTCTGGATCTGGACAGCAATTTGTGTGCCTTGGGTAAACTGGATAATGGATTGGCATTCCATCACATGCAACAGTTAGTTCGTGTGACCATCAAGGAATGCTCGTCTGTGCCATTAACTACCCTGCAGAAGTTAGGCTCACTAGAAGAATTGGCTATAGAGGATTGCAGTAGCCTATCATCTGGGATAGGAGTGAATGGTGTCGTCCAGATATCAATAAAGCATCTTGTGCTCAGTAACTGCAACATCACAGGGAAGGAGCTGTCGGAGATTCTTGTTTGCTGTCCTTGTCTTTCTCTTTTAGAAATGGAACATTGCACTGGCGTAACAGGGCTGTGCATGCAGAAGAGCAGCCATGGAATGGACGGTGATAGTGGTACTGGTATGTTGCGATTCCCATCCAAGTTCGCCAGCACATTAAGGAGATTATTTATATTCTCCAAGAATAAGCTGGACCTGACTGTGAAGGGTGAAGTGCTCAGTGAGCTCGTGTCCCTCCAGTGGCTGCAGCTTGGGCAGTGCGTCCTCTCATCTAAAGACAGGTGTCCTGCTAACGATGAACTTCCCCTTGAAAACAACCTCAAAGTATTGAGGGCTTATGGTTACGACATGCACAACCTGGACGGATTGATGACAACAATTGCAACTGTCATGGCTGGTTCCAAGCAACTGGAGGAGCTGGACATTTGCAGCATCTCAGGTGTCCTCGATGATCCGATCTGCCGCCGCCTGTCAGACTCCCTGCGCAGATTAACCTTCCGGAGTGACATACTGGTGAAGGACTTCACAGAGGCGCAGGACATGGCGCTCCGGCGACTCACGTCAGTCGAAGAGCTCGTCTTCTATGGGTGCAACAGCTTGCAGTCTCTGCCCCCATCGTTGCGGTTCCTTCCTTCCCTCAAGAAGCTCGAGGTCTCCTTCTGCCACTGTGAAGGGGACACCCGAGACCTACAGAAGCAATGCAGCGATCTGAGGCAAGATATTAAGGAAGTTGTATTGACCTTCACCCCATAA